Proteins co-encoded in one Papaver somniferum cultivar HN1 chromosome 5, ASM357369v1, whole genome shotgun sequence genomic window:
- the LOC113279337 gene encoding BTB/POZ domain-containing protein At2g24240-like: protein MGIQTDKVRFNVGDKIFETSAITLASGRRSSMFGAMFDDEWNLQPRRVNEEYFIDRNPDCFSVLLDLLRTEALYYGLLDHIRAARFRELDANQLRLTSSVRGQASGGSNAIRASPDGGCAVAHSRIVRTYDWMLEEYPPTNLNYQKVNDIGWIDSENIVISACKRSGRRLWYWSFQFVKRGTGINGIGVWDQVTGEQTDFFHKTVVLTGF, encoded by the exons ATGGGAATACAAACTGACAAGGTTAGGTTTAATGTTGGAGATAAAATCTTTGAAACAAGTGCAATTACTCTTGCAAGTGGACGCAGAAGTTCGATGTTTGGAGCTATGTTTGATGATGAATGGAACCTCCAACCAAGACGAGTTAATGAAGAGTATTTTATCGATCGAAATCCGGATTGTTTTTCTGTTCTTCTCGATCTTCTAAGAACTG aaGCTCTTTATTATGGTCTTCTAGATCATATTAGAGCGGCAAGGTTTCGCGAATTGGATGCCAACCAATTAAGACTAACGAGTTCGGTTAGGGGTCAAGCTTCTGGCGGTTCTAATGCCATTAGAGCAAGTCCTGATGGCGGTTGTGCTGTAGCTCATAGCAGGATTGTCCGTACATACGATTGGATGCTTGAAGAATATCCACCAACAAATCTCAATTATCAAAAAGTTAACGATATTGGCTGGATCGATTCAGAGAATATTGTCATCAGTGCTTGCAAAAGATCCGGACGACGACTCTGGTATTGGTCTTTTCAGTTCGTCAAGCG CGGAACAGGTATTAACGGAATTGGAGTTTGGGACCAAGTTACTGGAGAACAAACGGATTTTTTCCATAAAACAGTAG TCCTGACTGGTTTTTAA